One genomic window of Mercenaria mercenaria strain notata chromosome 2, MADL_Memer_1, whole genome shotgun sequence includes the following:
- the LOC123563499 gene encoding uncharacterized protein LOC123563499 — MKCFILIFFLALQLVKPSDSKLCYDKTCFKENCLQEAIDSNTVSTCQMDESYGCAYTKMVSSSVLIIAKCSDNKCRPFHTAPVQETLCCSGDLCNNGTHIPDKSSTTHCHSYMCASGLDCLQKGISDGYSRTCPMDPQYGCYVHKSKGGSVTSVTAGCSERLCKPSFHQYGENQNEYMCCTDNLCNDGNKKDASDDIGDKSGAYFVSPNLSAIVITILTAFSVFSLNFEF, encoded by the exons atGAAATGCTTTATCCTAATATTCTTCCTag cacTTCAGCTGGTGAAACCTAGTGATTCA AAGCTATGCtacgataaaacctgttttaagGAAAATTGTCTGCAAGAAGCCATTGATTCAAACACCGTATCAACATGCCAAATGGACGAATCCTACGGTTGCGCT TATACGAAAATGGTAAGCAGCAGTGTGTTGATCATAGCAAAATGTTCTGATAATAAGTGTAGGCCGTTCCACACAGCGCCAGTACAAGAGACACTATGCTGCAGCGGTGACTTGTGTAATAATGGAACCCATATACCAG ATAAATCATCAACG acacactgtcatTCCTATATGTGTGCCTCCGGTTTGGATTGTTTACAGAAAGGCATTTCAGATGGTTATTCCCGTACGTGCCCGATGGACCCACAGTATGGCTGCTAT GTTCATAAATCAAAAGGCGGGAGTGTTACATCAGTGACAGCCGGGTGCTCTGAAAGACTATGCAAGCCGTCATTCCATCAATATGGCGAAAACCAAAATGAGTACATGTGCTGCACAGATAATCTTTGCAATGACGGAAATAAAAAGGATGCCAGTGATGACATAGGCGATAAAAGTGGCGCGTACTTTGTATCCCCAAATCTCTCAGCCATAGTGATCACCATTTTAACGGCATTTTCTGTGTTTAGTCTCAATTTcgaattttaa